The window GAAATGAAACCCTTTCTAAAGTGGGAcagtggcccagtggtagagcgtctgcttggaaagcagaaggtcccaggttcaatcctcggcatctccaattagaaagggtccaggcaaacaggcgtgaaaaacctcagcttgagaccctggagagcctcataagtgttagggaggggctgtggctcagtggtagagcatctgcttgggaagcagaaggtcccaggttcaatccccagcatctccaactagaaagggtccaggcaaacaggcgtgaaaaacctcagcttgagaccctggagagccgctgtccatctgagtagacaatactcacattgatggactgagggcctgattcagtagaaggcagcctcatatgttcatatatatgagaACTGAAACCCTTTCTAAAgtgggatagtggctcagtggtagagcgtctgcttggtaagcagaaggtcccaggttcaatccctggcatctccaactaaaaagggtccaggcaaataggcgtgaaaaacctccgcttgagaccctggagagccgctgccaggctgagcagacaagactgacttcgatgggccaggagagcctgattcagtataaggcagcttcatatgttcaagggtcagctctggttagtacacggatgggagaccaccgaggaaatccagggttgctgcgcGGACGTAGGCAATGGCGAACCAGCTCGGAAcgtctctagccttgaaaaccccaaggggccacCACACGTCTGCCGCGACTGGACAGTacttcctgctgctgccccatTGACTCGGCATTCATTTCCACCACCCACGTTTCTCAGAGCAGAGATCTGAACAAAGTTCTTTCGGCTGAGCTTTTATTGCCACTTTCTGCAGGCCTGGTCAAGGGAGCTAACACGAGCTTCTGCTTCAGAAAGCCACCGTAAAAACAAAAAGCGGGATTAAAAATCCAGGGATCGCATGGCAGAGAAAGAGTTTTTACCTCCTGGTCAATGTTGTGAAGCATCGCAGGGTTGTTATATTTCTCCGGATTATCGTGGAAACAGACCATTCCATCTTTCTGGTTAATACTAGCAAAGATTTCGCCGTCTTCTatctggtggtggggggggggggggaataagaacAAGACGCCTTATAGCTCGAAGCCTTACAGATTGTTGGTGGAGAGAGACGATTCCTGCAAGTTCTGAAGCAGTTTTCCCTCAAGAAAAAAACACCCAGAAATTGGGGGGAAAGGGGATGAAAATACATGCAATACTTTCCTATCAAGCCTAAAAGTACTGTGCTGCTTTAACAACGTCAAAATGCATTGCTGACCGTTTATTTAGCACATAAAATGATATCAACTGGGGTATTTCTGAAGAAATATAAACACCTTGGTTATCAGGAAGTAGATTTACAAATATACCCAATATTAAGGAAAGACagagttgaaaactgctttcCCCTACAGGTGTATCTTAGGACATTTCACTCACTtttaaggaagaaaaaaaaatctactttataGGAGTTTTATTCAGACCTCAGCTaaatcttctaaattttttccaccgGACAGAATTTAAAAATAAGAATCCTCCCACCGTTTTCACGCTGTGCATTTTGACTGGATAAAGCCCCCTTGGAAGAATCATTATCAAGAGGAGAAAAATGGTTCATACAAGTTGTTTCCCAGCGTTCCACTGAattttggtttggtgtagtgggtaagcgtgcagcctcttatctgggagaaccaggttggattccccactcctccacttgcacctgctggaatggctttgggtcagccatagctctcgcagagctgtccttgaaagggcagcttctgtgagagctctctcgaccccacccacctcacagggtgtttgctgtgggggaagaagataaaggagattgtaagccgctctgagactctgagattcagagtggagggcgagatataaatccagtttcttcctcctcttcttttccctGCTGGAAAAACGGGAAGAAGtcctcggaggggggggggggggatctgagaCAGCTCCAACATGTGGACGCATCCTGTTtctggctggctctgccacttctCCCAGTGGACCCTCCAGGATCTGTTTGTACCCATCAACTCACGACTAGGGGATTCTGGGATTCCTGGGTAGGCAGTATTGGAGATTGgaactctgcatgcaagaagatctgggagggaaagggttaagagaatccTTTCTCTCCCTGggactgctggccccaccctctcatcAGTTAGGTGCTGAGCCTCATTGGCCCTTGCCGGCCTTCTGAGTTTCAACCTATACAGGAGCTCtcctccaggagagccagtttggtgtaagtggttaagtgtgtggactcttatctgggaaaaccaggtttgatttcccactcctccacttgcacctgctgaaatggccttgggtcagccatagctctggcagaggttgtccttcaaagggcagctgctgtgagagccctctccagcccctcccacctcacaggatgtctgttgtgggggaggaagggaaaggagattgtaggccgctctgagactctgtctttgaaagggcagctgctgggagagccctctccagccccacccacctcacagggtgtcttgtgggggaggaagggaaaggagaaagctctgagactcttcagagtggaggatataaatccaatatcttctccttcttctctctctttcacctGGGTTTGGATGTGGAgcaagttaatctgttcacaggAAGTTAAAATGCACCTACATGAACACGTCATGCAAAATGCGCTTCTGTTTCCGGAAGTGGAATTTCTTTTCTCTTGTTACtattggagtcagatcatctttgtaccTGGTTTGAACAGGGTTTTCCCTTAACCTGGAAACATGGAGGACTGGGGATATTGAGTAAAGCTTCtgggcttccaaggcaaatgatatattttttacatttaacccatCAGGCAGTGAGGATTGTGGGTGTGTCATAAACTTGTGGGAGAGACGTTTGGACCTTGAGTCTTATTCTGTACATCAGCAAGCTCTCACTGAGAGGACGCAGCACTTGCAacgaatcacacacacacacacacaaacaaacaaaaccacagCCAACTCTAATCCCAAAGTTTTtcattcccccccgccccacccgcCCCCGAGATGCAGAAGCGACTCCTGCCCAAAGCGACGCTCCTTACCATGTGAAGGACGTACTTTTCAGCCTCCTGGGGCCCGGAGAGCTGCACTCGACTTGCCATGTCTTGTAGTGAGAGCGTTAAAAAGGTCTGAAATTTAGAATGGGGAAAGGACAGAAGCGTGAGCCAAGGGGAAGCATCCCCTCCTTGCCCTTTATACTGCATCGCAGCGTATCGAAAGGAGCCTATAGATTTTCTCTGCTATGGGGTTCCAAACGggtttagaaagtgggcaggggcagggcttctgattggctgtgcaagattaaaaggcatccagtTAAAGCAGAACCCGTGCCTTAAACGTTGAAGAGTCTTGTTTCGATGTGTCACGTGCGTTAGCTCTTGTTTTAACGCATCACATCGCTCCTTGACACTTTGTGGCCGGCTCCACCTcccgcggcagccattttgcctcagaattccaaaggaggcTGGGGGCGACCTGTGCTCTGCAGGACACAAGGCATCATACTTTCCAATAAGAGAACCCTGACAAATCAGAAGTGGCTTGGTTTTGTCTGAGGAACCCGCCCGAGATTGCTGTGTTCACTTTCTTTATGGACTGACGTCAGTGTACCCAAAACGACAAAAATTTTAATTTTCACTAGCGGCAGCATGAGCTGCTAGAGCTTCCAGGTGGAAATGTAACTCACCACCGTCGATTTCTTTACGGCTCAATAATATCtggagatttatttttttttttggttgtgaAAAAGATTTTGCGTCGTAGAAAAATTGCCGAGCGTAATTCTGACTTCCCAGCGATTTGGTTGCCCTTCTTCAATGGCGTGACTTTAACAGAGAACGTTCCAAGTAACGTActgtattttttgctccataagactcaacatttccccccccaaaaaaagtggaggggaaagtgtgtgcgtcttcaggagcgaatactgcaaaaaattcacacaaatgcctctaaattcacacagacgcctctaaaaactaggtgcgtcttatggagcgaaaaataaaGTATATCCCATAGATCTGCTGCAATTGTAATCTGATTGttctcttaataataataaatgtaataataataaattttatttatatcccgccctccccgccgaagcaggctcagggcggctaaaaggacatggtatataccatgattattatacaaagcaattgtaaaatacggttaataaatacatttaaaaaacatttaaaaacagttacataaaattttaaaaactacaataagttAAGGTGCTTCAGTAAggtatattccgatggctagatgtcgctttcagggttccttataagcttgcagaaagagggtggttttgcaagccctgcggaactggttaaagtcctgcagggctcgcacttcctccggtagctgattccaccagtggggggccattatagagaaggcctgctccctcgttgctttcagtttggcctcctttggtccagggatctttagaagactttgggagctagatctaagtgctctctggggaacatgtggggagaggcagtccctaaggtaggcaggtcctcggtcatatagggctttttaggtaatgaccagcaccttgtagcgaactcggaatataattggcagccagtgcagttccttcagcccaggccacacgtgttcccaccgaggtagtcccactagcagcctggccgccgcgttctgcactagctgcaacttctgagttcggcacaggggcagccccatgtagagggcattacagtagtctaatctcgaggtgaccgttgcatggatcactgttgctaggtcgctacgttctaggaggggggccaactgcctcgcccttctaagatggaagaaggcggatttagcagtggctgctatctgtgcctccattgtcagggagggctctTAGACCACTTATCTAACAATCCTGTATTTGGTTTTGCGCTTACCCGTAATGTGCTTATTCGTTCGGAGAACATATTTATTTGATTAAAATCCAATCAAAACTCAAAAACACTGCTCCACTCAGAGTAACGTCAATCACAGCCGTCTAGCATTCTCGCGGACAGCCAAGACACCCACGCAGAGCCAAAGCCCCCCGCGGGAGAGCTAAATGCGGAACCCAGCAACGTCCTTACCTTCGTTAACCTCTGAATATTCTTTTTATAGAGCGAGGAGAGGCACTGCTTCACCAGGCCCATGTTGTTATCCCGGGCAAACGTCTCGCTGTGCTTGTTCACCAGAGCCCGCAGCTCCAAGGGCTTGTTGGTGGCATACACTTGCGCTAATTCGTGGTAAGCGTTGCTAAGCGGCTGTAggtgggagagaaaaaaaaacccgGATCTAAAAATTCAGggaagtggcgggggggggaggggacatccCGGTGGGATAAAGAGAGCCAGGTAAATGAAACTCCAAGCCATCTTGCAATTTCCTAAATGTTTAACTGGTGGAGCTGGTAATGCATACTTAAAAAGTCCTGACTGTTCAGGGAAGGGTGGGCTGGGCGGTTCTAGCTCCTCCCTAGAACCTACGCATTATGACCATCACTGAAGCACAGAAACGGACTACTGGCCAACAGAGACACCTGAGTACCACATTCCCCACCCACACAAAAGCCTCAGACTGACTGTAGCAGCTACCAGCTCTGATGcttgcttttgttgttcagtcgcacagccgagtccggctctttgcgaccccgtggacaaagtcacgccaggccctcctgtcttccaccatcctctgaagtctgctcaaatttgtgttagttacatcagcaatgctatccagccatctgctcttttgccgtccccttcttcttttgccttctgtctttcccagcatcagggtcttctccagggagtgctcccttctcatttgggggccagagtctttgagcttcagcttcagcatttgaacttccagggaacagtctgggttgatttcccttaggactgactgattggatcttcttgcagtccaagggactctcaagattcttctccagcatctattcttctgcgttcagccttccttatggtccagctctcacagccatacgttactactgggaataccatcgccttgactatacggacttttgttggcaggctgatgtctctactttttattatactgcccaggttcgccacagctgtcctcccaaggagcaaacgtcttttaatttcatggctacagctgccatctgcagtgatcttggatcccagaaatgtgacgtctgtcactacttccatgtcttccccttctatttgccagggatggggccggatgccatgatcttagttttttttggtgttgagtttcaagcctacttttgcgccctcctcttccaccctcaagaggttctttaggtcctcttcactttctgccattagaatggtatcatctgcatatctgagattgttgatgtttttcccggcaatcttaatgcTTGCTACTCCTAGCTAAAAAGCCCCACCCTGCTCTTCTCAGTATCCCAGCAGAGCAGGCTGGAAGTATCCTCTCTTACAGCACGATTCCCACATCACCTCTGTAAACACAGTGAAACAGTCTGAAAGTAGCTCATTTGCACCCCATCAAGCACATCTGGCACAAGACAGATGGATGCATGAAGAAGGAAATCCATATTGTGCGTGCACACCCCACAACACAATGGGCACAGCATGCTAGACTTTCCCATCTTGAGCTCTGCAGAAACCAACAGAGGCCTGTGAGCCATGGTCTGTTTCAAGGTGGCTCGTGCAGAACGTCTTTCTGCTGGGTTGAGTCCTCTGCCCAGCTATACTTAAGTGGCACCTAAAATCTTTCAGCCGAGGCAACCACCGAGGTTACAGCCTCACAGGGAGGCTTCCTCTGCCCACAGGCTGAAaactgctgcctccatctggtcagcaagctAATTGGAGAAAGCACCTGGCTGTCCGAAACAGGCTTTACACTGCTAGCAGTCCGTTGGAGCTCTTTTTGGACTTATTTATGATCTGGACTACTTGCACACTGTTGTATAaatgtgcataaatatgcacatgcagtatgtaaaatgatgaggttgctgaaatacACTTTTTTCCTTGCATGAATTACATCTTGTATTAATATTcttcacagagtggttttgatttattcggtcgcaacttcattcctctgtgtagcctattgtgtGTCTTCACAGGCTGAAAACGCCTGCCAGGAGCGGGTGCCTGATTTGTTCCAGTGTCACAACTTGGCTTCCTTATATGGCAGCACTGAGAGGGGCCACACCGCTGTCATTGGCTGAACTGCTGTGATGTCAGAGAAGGCCTGGCTACCCTTGCACTGAGCTGCTGAACACGAGGATGACTTTCAAAATGCAAGAGTTTCAAGGCCCACAGGCAACTTCTGTCAAACTGTCCAAGTACTCAAACCGAGTCGTTCTTCACTTCCATATTCACaaatccccacccacccccagtatgCATCATCATGCACTTCTCTCCCTCAGCCACAAGCGTTTGCAAGCTAGGGCTCCAGTGTGGTGCAGCAGGGAACCAAATATggctctttaaaaaataaaataaaaccttcTGCAATATATCGGAAGGCTAGGCGGGATATTAGAACCACCAGCTTGTGCGAAGATGCGAAATGGTTGAGATGAGCAGTTGCCCAGAACCGGAGCGCAAACTGCACACAGATTGATGCCAGTGGGTCACAACAATTGCATTGGTTGCTCCGGTGTATATTTATGGCTTATCACAAGACCCCCTACTTGTTTGGGTTGTGGAAATTGAGTGGATTCTTTAATCAACATGTCAGCTCTCAGTACTGTTAAGCAGCGTGTTCCCGTTACGCGGATGTGCTTTCTTATCCTGGCTCTCCGTcaatctcttgctctgaattttgatgTCGTTTGACTCGCCAGTTATAGAAGGGTGCTGCCGCCTAGCTTAGCAGCTCGTAATTCGGAGAGATTCTACCAGTTCAAAGATTTTAATCTAGGTCACCTTCTTCTTTCTAAGGACAcgggaaacaaacaaaaaccgtTTCCCTTCCTTGCATTTCCCTCATTTTCTCTCGACATGCCACATTTCTGCAAACTATAACCCAGAGCCTTacaaagaaccagtttggtgtagtggttaagtgtgcagtctcttatctgggagaaccgggtttgattccccactcctccacttgcagctgctggaatggccttgggtcagcctagctctcttatctgggagaaccgggtttgattccccgctcctccacttgcacctgctggaatggccttgggtcagccagagctcttgcagaggttgtccttgaaagggcagcttctggagagctctctcagccccacccacctcacagggtgtctgttgtggggaagaagatataggagattgtaagccactctgagactctgtccttgaaagggcagctgctgtgagagccctctccagccccacccacctcacagggtgtctgttgtaggggaggaaggtaaaggagattgtaggccattctgagactctgtccatgaaagggcagctgctgtgagagccctctccaaccccacccacctcacagggtgtctgttgtgggggaggaaggtaaaggagattgtaggccattctgagactctgtccttgaaagggcagctgctgtgagagccctctccagccccacccacctcacagggtgtctgttgtggggaggaaggtaaaggagattgtgagccactctgagactctgtccttgaaagggcagctgctgtgagagccctctccagccccacccacctcacagggtgtgtgttgtgggggaggaaggtaaaggagattgtgagccgctgagactctgtccttgaaagggcagctgctgtgagagctctctcagccccacccacctcccagggtgcctgttgtggggagagaagatataggagattgtaagccgctctgagactctgattcagagagaagggcggggtataaatctgcagtcttcttcttcttaccttaATGAACCTCCCCACGACCTGGGAGGTGTATTTCGGCAGCTGCTGCACCTTGCCAAGGAGTATCAAGGAAACGAGGATGTATTTTTTATAGGATTCCAACATAATGTGACTCACGGCCATGGCGGGAGTCGTTATAGcctgggaagaagaaagaaaaaagaagcaaTGGAAACCCacggaaacaaaaaaaaaaaggtactccGCAGCGGTTTCCTGGGAGACCCAGAAGGGCTAAGAAGGCGAAATCCTGCAAATGGAGCCCGTATTGTTAAAGAGAAGGAACGAAGCTATTTAAGCAGGGCGGGTGCTGCTGAAAACCGGCGCGGGGAAGTAGTGAAGAGGGGAGAGGGTTACCTGCTCGTAGAAGTAGAGCGCTCTTTCAAAGTTCTTGAGGCCAGTGTATATCATGCCGCCGTAGTAGTAGTAGCACAGGAAATGCTTTGCATCGTATGCCCCATTCTCCTTACAAATATCCATCATGTCCACATCTAGATATGGGAGGGCAGGTTTAAAGCATTTGGCTAATAAACAGAGCTAAAACAAAACAGAGCAGGGTTACACAAGCCGGCCACTTCCCACGCTGCACAGTCTTTCAATCAAATCACACCCCAAAAAGCTGAGATTTAAATGGACGCCATGGCAAAATTCAGACACCGCCCGCTACAAATCTTGGACACTGAAGCTCTTAGGAGGATTTTCTTTTTCGCTTTAGATTCACGTAAGACGGTCATGAAGAGGGAGCCCCCAGAGGGTAGTTAACATTAAGAAGGGCAGATCGGAGGCCTGCAGAACAGCCACTGTGGTGGAGCAGTAACGGCAACtgactaggatccaggagaccccAGTTCGAATCCTCcctctgccagggaagcttgctggctgaccttgggctggtcacacactctcagcctagccttcctcacagggttgtcgtcgagagaataaaaaggaggaaaggaaaactacctaagttgctttgagtctccattggGAAGTAAATGAAGAAAAACAAGTATCAGTTGCACCTGCAAGCCCTCTGAACGCTATGTGGAATATCTTTACTCTTAACATATGCCATCGTTTTTTTaagttcttatatctggggcagtgatgctctgtcttcttgatgctttggggtgggggggggcaacagtgggagggcttctagtgtcttggccccactggtggacctcctgatggcacctaagggtttttggccactgtgtgacacagagtgttggactggaggggccgttggcctgatccaacatggcttctcttatgttcttctgtgacacagagtgttggactgaat is drawn from Heteronotia binoei isolate CCM8104 ecotype False Entrance Well chromosome 20, APGP_CSIRO_Hbin_v1, whole genome shotgun sequence and contains these coding sequences:
- the COPS3 gene encoding COP9 signalosome complex subunit 3, producing MASALEQFVNSVRQLSAQGQMTQLCELINKSGELLAKNLSHLDTVLGALDVQEHSLGVLAVLFVKFSMPSVPDFETLFSQVQLFISTCNGEHIRYATDTFAGLCHQLTNALVERKQPLRGIGILRQAIDKMQMNTNQLTSIHADLCQLCLLAKCFKPALPYLDVDMMDICKENGAYDAKHFLCYYYYGGMIYTGLKNFERALYFYEQAITTPAMAVSHIMLESYKKYILVSLILLGKVQQLPKYTSQVVGRFIKPLSNAYHELAQVYATNKPLELRALVNKHSETFARDNNMGLVKQCLSSLYKKNIQRLTKTFLTLSLQDMASRVQLSGPQEAEKYVLHMIEDGEIFASINQKDGMVCFHDNPEKYNNPAMLHNIDQEMLKCIELDERLKAMDQEITVNPQFVQKSMGSQEDESGSKPSSYS